A region from the Mustela erminea isolate mMusErm1 chromosome 10, mMusErm1.Pri, whole genome shotgun sequence genome encodes:
- the PRPF38A gene encoding pre-mRNA-splicing factor 38A has translation MANRTVKDAHSIHGTNPQYLVEKIIRTRIYESKYWKEECFGLTAELVVDKAMELRFVGGVYGGNIKPTPFLCLTLKMLQIQPEKDIIVEFIKNEDFKYVRMLGALYMRLTGTAIDCYKYLEPLYNDYRKIKSQNRNGEFELMHVDEFIDELLHSERVCDIILPRLQKRYVLEEAEQLEPRVSALEEDMDDVESSEEEEEEDEKLERVPSPDHRRRSYRDLDKPRRSPTLRYRRSRSRSPRRRSRSPKRRSPSPRRERHRSKSPRRHRSRSRDRRHRSRSKSPGHHRSHRHRSHSKSPERSKKSHKKSRRGNE, from the exons ATGGCGAACCGTACGGTGAAGGATGCGCACAGCATCCACGGCACCAATCCTCAGTATCTGGTGGAGAAGATCATTCGGACGCGAATCTATGAGTCCAAGTACTGGAAAGAGGAGTGTTTTGGACTGACGG ctGAACTTGTAGTCGATAAAGCCATGGAGTTGAGGTTTGTGGGTGGTGTCTATGGTGGCAACATAAAGCCAACTCCCTTTCTGTGTTTGACCTTGAAGATGCTTCAGATTCAGCCTGAGAAGGATATCATTgtagaatttataaaaaatgaagatttcaa GTATGTGCGTATGTTGGGAGCCCTTTACATGAGGCTGACAGGCACTGCAATTGATTGCTACAAGTACTTAGAGCCTCTCTACAATGACTATcgaaaaatcaagagtcagaaccGAAATGGGG AGTTTGAACTGATGCATGTAGATGAGTTTATTGATGAACTGCTCCACAGTGAAAGAGTCTGTGACATCATTCTACCCCGGCTACAG AAACGCTATGTGCTAGAGGAAGCTGAGCAGCTGGAGCCCCGGGTTAGCGCTCTAGAAGAGGACATGGATGATGTGGAGTCcagtgaagaagaggaagaggaggatgagaaG CTGGAGAGAGTGCCATCACCTGATCATCGCCGGAGAAGCTACCGAGACTTAGACAAGCCCCGTCGTTCTCCCACATTGCGCTATAGGAGGAGTAGGAGCCGGTCTCCCAGAAG GCGGAGTCGATCTCCTAAAAGGAGGAG CCCCTCCCCTCGCCGAGAAAGGCATCGGAGCAAAAGCCCAAGACGTCACCGCAGCAGATCTAGAGATAGACGGCACAGATCCCGCTCCAAGTCCCCAG GTCATCACCGTAGTCACAGACATAGGAGCCACTCAAAGTCTCCTGAAAG ATCTAAGAAAAGCCACAAGAAGAGCCGGAGAGGGAATGAGTAA